The genomic window ACCAGTGACCTAGATTTTCTGAGCCTCTGAATTCCTCCGGACACCAACATCCAGTCACTTCCCTTCATCTTCGGAAAATCCTACTGAGGTTTAAGTTTGTGGAAAGAGTGGAGTGTTTTATGCAAATCCTCACAGGAATAAACCCAAACTGTACCTCATGAAAAACACGTGCTTAGAACAAAATAAGTACATAAAACGTCTTGCATGAAGAGTAGGCCCTCTGGATAGATACTAGGTCCCCTTCCCTCTGTCCACTCCACTAAAATCTTTCATCATAGTTTTAAATATTCTCAGACATCAAGTTCACTCCTGAGATTTTGTCACTTCCCATGACATCAAAAGGCAGCAGCTGCACGGCTACCGCGAACATTAAACCTTCCCAcctccccctttttctctttcactttctctttctccccattcccaccccctaaCAAATTTTAATCAGTAATCCATTTCCACctctagtttgtttgttttttccttatacCTCCCAACACCTTCCTCATCATCTATGATCTCAGTTGCTTTTTTGCAGAGCCAAACAAATGAAGCTTCCATACACTCATTTTTCAGACCCCATTTGCCCCCATAAACATAAAATGTGACTCGGTTAAAGCAAAACAATGCTCTCCAGTTTTGCTGAGGCACCTCTTACTGCCAGCATCCTAGGGGAGGGAGGAGGTAGAGGAGGAGGGgcatggggtgggagggggaccCTAAATGGAAGAAGGCAGCGGGAGGTGGGAGGATTTAGGTTGGAAGAGGAACTTACACATTGGCTGAGCTTGTTGCTGAGCCTGGTCAAGAAGGGAACCACCTCCTGCATATAGGGCTGGAATCGATCAGATTGGGGGAGCAGCACATCTTCAAGGGTGAAGTTCAGCACCTGCTTCATCAGATAGCAGCGCTCTCTCATCTGCAAGGTCAAAGTCAAACAGCAGGGGTCACAATGGGAGGACACGCAGAAGATACaagccatcaccaccaccactccaAATGACCATGGATGGCACTGTGCCCTGTCATGGCAACTATAGCTTACATTGACACCACGGAAGAGTCTCTCCCCAATGAGACGGACATCAGTGTTGTTATCTGCCAAACTggcctggaaaagaaaaaaagactaagtGCCTGGACACtaaggaaacagaaggaaagtCTGTAAGTAGAGATGTGTTCTAATCTCCAGCCCATCTGCCCAAAGCAACCCCATAAAGACTACAGAAAGAATTCAGATGTGTGCATGAGTTTAAAAGAAAGTACTCAGGAGTAAAAGATGTAGTGAATCAGTGGATGAGCAGCTGAATGGCTCATCTGTGGGTAAAGCTCAATGTTATCTATCCTAAAGGCCAAAATGGAAGGTCCTCTGGTAAAACCAGGTCTCCAAACAGCTATGAAATGACACGGGGAATTATCTTTGATCTGCCAATAGAGGTAAGTGTTGGGTTCTTGAATATCTTAAAGGTACTCTGAAGAAAATTTTAAGGTGCATTCAGGTTCCAAGTAGACAagatgagaaagggaaagagagcgAGGGATTGAGATGAGTACCTCCTTAGCCAGCATGAAGGTGCGGTTGGCAATGTAGGACTGCTGGAAGTTGGACTTGTCAAGCCTGCAGTGGGAAGTGATGGGCACAGCTGCTCCTCCCTGGAGCAACAGGGCAATGAGAAGGAGGCAGCTGGCGGCCAAAGTCCCCATAAGGGAAGAGCTCACAGCGTTCTGGGCAGCCATTGTAGGTGACTCTAACTCGAGCAACTGACGACTGAGAGGGAGAACCTGGTATCAAGAGAACAAGAGGCAGAGATGacatgaggggaaaaaaaatagtcaaGAAGTATCACACCAAACAAACCAATTGACCAGGCTTGCTGAAATACTTACCAGTTCGTATGATTCTTCTTGTGATGTGTGAGGTAGAAGCTGCTGCTTTTATAGCCCCCAGgataccaatttttttttattgtgaaaaataTGACATCAGCAATAATCTAATTTCCAGTACCGTCTTCTGAGAACTACCCAACCACCATAGGAAGTGTTTCCCTATAACGTCACTATTAGGCCCAGCGGGTGCTTTCACAGACA from Dasypus novemcinctus isolate mDasNov1 chromosome 12, mDasNov1.1.hap2, whole genome shotgun sequence includes these protein-coding regions:
- the IL22 gene encoding interleukin-22, which encodes MAAQNAVSSSLMGTLAASCLLLIALLLQGGAAVPITSHCRLDKSNFQQSYIANRTFMLAKEASLADNNTDVRLIGERLFRGVNMRERCYLMKQVLNFTLEDVLLPQSDRFQPYMQEVVPFLTRLSNKLSQCHIQGNDQHIQKNVQKLKDTVKKLGEGGEIKAIGELDLLFMALRNACI